The following coding sequences lie in one Pseudorca crassidens isolate mPseCra1 chromosome 2, mPseCra1.hap1, whole genome shotgun sequence genomic window:
- the SEC22B gene encoding vesicle-trafficking protein SEC22b isoform X2 encodes MVLLTMIARVADGLPLAASMQEDEQSGRDLQQYQSQAKQLFRKLNEQSPTRCTLEAGAMTFHYIIEQGVCYLVLCEAAFPKKLAFAYLEDLHSEFDEQHGKKVPTVSRPYSFIEFDTYIQKTKKLYIDSRARRNLGSINTELQDVQRIMVANIEEVLQRGEALSDEELKPEKLI; translated from the exons ATGGTGTTGCTCACGATGATCGCCCGAGTGGCGGACGGGCTCCCGTTGGCCGCCTCGATGCAGGAGGACGAACAG TCTGGCCGGGACCTTCAACAGTACCAGAGTCAGGCTAAGCAACTCTTTCGAAAGTTGAATGAACAGTCCCCTACCAGATGCACCTTGGAAGCTGGTGCCATGACTTTTCA CTACATTATTGAACAGGGGGTGTGTTATTTGGTTCTGTGTGAAGCTGCCTTCCCTAAAAAGTTGGCTTTTGCCTACCTAGAAGATTTACATTCAGAGTTTGATGAACAGCATGGGAAGAAGGTGCCAACTGTGTCTAGACCCTATTCCTTTATTGAGTTCG ATACCTACATTCAGAAAACCAAGAAGCTTTACATTGACAGTCGTGCTCGGAGAAACCTAGGCTCCATCAACACTGAATTGCAAGATGTGCAGAGGATCATGGTGGCCAATATTGAAGAAGTGCTACAACGGGGAGAAGCACTCTCAG